A section of the Papio anubis isolate 15944 chromosome 2, Panubis1.0, whole genome shotgun sequence genome encodes:
- the ASTE1 gene encoding protein asteroid homolog 1 isoform X1, with protein MGIRGLMSFVEDHSNEFFTDLKLRDTKIVIDGYALFHRLSFNSNLELRYGGDYDSFADIVQNFFESLFACNICPYVVLDGGCDISDKKLTTLKDRAREKIQMAHSLSVGGSGYVCPLLIREVFIQVLIKLQVCFVQCFSEADRDIMTLANHWNCPVLSSDSDFCIFDLKTGFCPLNSFQWRNINTIKGTQNYIPAKCFSLDAFCHHFSNMNKALLPLFAVLCGNDHINLPIMETFLSKARLPLGATSSKGRRHHRILGLLNWLSHFANPTEALDNVLKYLPKKDRENVKELLCCSMEEYQQSRVKLQDFFQCGTYVCPDALNLGLPEWVLVALAKGQLSPFISDALVLRRTILHTQVENMQQPNAHRISQPIRQIIYGLLLNASPHLDKTSRNALPPQPLAFSEMERINKNIKTSIIDAVELAKDHSDLSKLTELSLRRRQMLLLETLKVEQTILEPIPASLKLPVAVSCYWLQHTETKTKLHHLQSLLLSMLVGPLTAIINSPGNVDPFPRQAQCLAAR; from the exons ATGGGTATCCGAGGACTAATGAGTTTTGTGGAAGATCACAGTAATGAGTTCTTCACTGATTTGAAGTTGCGGGACACAAAAATTGTCATTGATGGCTATGCTCTTTTCCACCGTCTTTCCTTCAATTCAAACTTGGAGCTCCGGTATGGTGGGGACTATGATTCTTTTGCAGATATTGTACAAAACTTCTTTGAATCACTGTTTGCTTGTAATATATGCCCATATGTTGTATTAGATGGAGGATGTGACATTTCGGATAAAAAGCTTACAACTTTAAAGGACAGAGCTAGAGAGAAGATCCAGATGGCCCATTCCCTTTCTGTTGGTGGGAGTGGGTATGTATGTCCCTTACTCATCCGGGAAGTATTCATACAGGTTTTGATCAAGCTGCAGGTATGTTTTGTCCAGTGCTTTTCAGAAGCAGATCGGGACATTATGACACTTGCTAATCATTGGAATTGCCCTGTGTTATCGTCAGATAGTGACTTTTGCATTTTTGACCTGAAAACTGGGTTTTGCCCATTGAATAGCTTTCAGTGGAGAAATATTAACACTATTAAGGGCACACAAAACTATATCCCTGCCAAATGCTTTTCCCTTGATGCATTCTGCCATCACTTTAGCAATATGAATAAAGCTCTACTACCTCTCTTTGCGGTGCTATGTGGAAATGACCATATTAATCTACCTATCATGGAGACATTCTTAAGTAAAGCACGTCTTCCTCTTGGAGCTACCAGTTCTAAAGGGAGGAGACACCACCGAATCCTGGGACTTCTGAATTGGTTGTCTCATTTTGCCAACCCTACTGAAGCACTAGATAATGTTCTGAAATACCTCCCAAAAAAGGATCGAGAAAATGTTAAGGAACTTCTGTGCTGTTCCATGGAAGAATACCAACAGTCCCGGGTGAAGCTGCAGGACTTCTTCCAGTGTGGTACTTATGTCTGTCCAGATGCCTTGAATCTTGGTTTACCAGAATGGGTATTAGTGGCTTTAGCTAAAGGCCAGCTATCACCTTTCATCAGTGATGCATTGGTCCTAAGACGGACCATTCTTCACACACAGGTGGAAAACATGCAGCAACCAAATGCCCACAGAATATCTCAGCCCATCAGGCAAATCATCTATGGGCTTCTTTTAAATGCCTCACCACATCTGGACAAGACATCCAGGAATGCATTGCCTCCTCAGCCTCTAGCTTTCAGTGAAATGGAAAGGATTAATAAGAATATCAAAACCTCAATCATTGATGCAGTAGAACTGGCCAAGGATCATTCTGACTTAAGCAAATTGACTGAA CTCTCCTTGAGGCGGCGGCAGATGCTTCTGTTAGAAACCCTGAAGGTGGAACAGACCATCCTGGAGCCAATCCCTGCTTCACTGAAGTTGCCCGTTGCTGTCAGTTGCTACTGGTTGCAGCACACTGAGACCAAAACAAAGCTACATCATCTACAATCCTTACTGCTCTCAATGCTAGTGGGACCCTTGACTGCCATAATCAACAGCCCTG gaaacGTGGACCCTTTCCCCAGGCAGGCTCAGTGCCTTGCTGCTCGCTAG
- the ASTE1 gene encoding protein asteroid homolog 1 isoform X2, whose product MGIRGLMSFVEDHSNEFFTDLKLRDTKIVIDGYALFHRLSFNSNLELRYGGDYDSFADIVQNFFESLFACNICPYVVLDGGCDISDKKLTTLKDRAREKIQMAHSLSVGGSGYVCPLLIREVFIQVLIKLQVCFVQCFSEADRDIMTLANHWNCPVLSSDSDFCIFDLKTGFCPLNSFQWRNINTIKGTQNYIPAKCFSLDAFCHHFSNMNKALLPLFAVLCGNDHINLPIMETFLSKARLPLGATSSKGRRHHRILGLLNWLSHFANPTEALDNVLKYLPKKDRENVKELLCCSMEEYQQSRVKLQDFFQCGTYVCPDALNLGLPEWVLVALAKGQLSPFISDALVLRRTILHTQVENMQQPNAHRISQPIRQIIYGLLLNASPHLDKTSRNALPPQPLAFSEMERINKNIKTSIIDAVELAKDHSDLSKLTEVNISSLSCQPLFLLTRCYVLRNLSPSRLSRKQKIFFWLGADTRDTTFFFLKFDFKVPQKMPF is encoded by the exons ATGGGTATCCGAGGACTAATGAGTTTTGTGGAAGATCACAGTAATGAGTTCTTCACTGATTTGAAGTTGCGGGACACAAAAATTGTCATTGATGGCTATGCTCTTTTCCACCGTCTTTCCTTCAATTCAAACTTGGAGCTCCGGTATGGTGGGGACTATGATTCTTTTGCAGATATTGTACAAAACTTCTTTGAATCACTGTTTGCTTGTAATATATGCCCATATGTTGTATTAGATGGAGGATGTGACATTTCGGATAAAAAGCTTACAACTTTAAAGGACAGAGCTAGAGAGAAGATCCAGATGGCCCATTCCCTTTCTGTTGGTGGGAGTGGGTATGTATGTCCCTTACTCATCCGGGAAGTATTCATACAGGTTTTGATCAAGCTGCAGGTATGTTTTGTCCAGTGCTTTTCAGAAGCAGATCGGGACATTATGACACTTGCTAATCATTGGAATTGCCCTGTGTTATCGTCAGATAGTGACTTTTGCATTTTTGACCTGAAAACTGGGTTTTGCCCATTGAATAGCTTTCAGTGGAGAAATATTAACACTATTAAGGGCACACAAAACTATATCCCTGCCAAATGCTTTTCCCTTGATGCATTCTGCCATCACTTTAGCAATATGAATAAAGCTCTACTACCTCTCTTTGCGGTGCTATGTGGAAATGACCATATTAATCTACCTATCATGGAGACATTCTTAAGTAAAGCACGTCTTCCTCTTGGAGCTACCAGTTCTAAAGGGAGGAGACACCACCGAATCCTGGGACTTCTGAATTGGTTGTCTCATTTTGCCAACCCTACTGAAGCACTAGATAATGTTCTGAAATACCTCCCAAAAAAGGATCGAGAAAATGTTAAGGAACTTCTGTGCTGTTCCATGGAAGAATACCAACAGTCCCGGGTGAAGCTGCAGGACTTCTTCCAGTGTGGTACTTATGTCTGTCCAGATGCCTTGAATCTTGGTTTACCAGAATGGGTATTAGTGGCTTTAGCTAAAGGCCAGCTATCACCTTTCATCAGTGATGCATTGGTCCTAAGACGGACCATTCTTCACACACAGGTGGAAAACATGCAGCAACCAAATGCCCACAGAATATCTCAGCCCATCAGGCAAATCATCTATGGGCTTCTTTTAAATGCCTCACCACATCTGGACAAGACATCCAGGAATGCATTGCCTCCTCAGCCTCTAGCTTTCAGTGAAATGGAAAGGATTAATAAGAATATCAAAACCTCAATCATTGATGCAGTAGAACTGGCCAAGGATCATTCTGACTTAAGCAAATTGACTGAA GTGAACATCTCTAGTCTCAGCTGTCAACCACTCTTTCTACTAACTAGATGTTACGTGCTAAGAAATCTATCACCATCTCGACTTTCCAGAAAGCAGAAAATctttttctggctgggtgcggacACTAGggatacaactttttttttcttaaagtttgatTTTAAAGTCCCCCAGAAGATGCCCTTTTAA